AGAAACGTAGATCGAAAACAAATGATGTCAGATGACTAACTATGTTATTTCTAGTGTAAATAATGTGTATGATGGTTCTTACATCTTCCAGTAATTGATCAAGAACAGGAAGAGCCTTCGACTCGATAAAATTGATCTTGTGTTTGACCCCAGTCTTTTCAATTATAGGCAACCCGATCTCATATGTGGTTTGGTTGACGTCTATGGCAGTAATCTGTGAAAATTGAACGTTTTTAATTTGAAGTACAACTTGTAAGGTATATTTTCGTGCAAGAAACATGATGAGTTGTAGTAACCTTTCCATCATCGGGAATTGTAATGGCAGTAAGGAGCAAGGAATATCCAGTAAACACTCCAACCTCAATCGTCTTTTTTGCATTAATTAGCTTTAAGATCAAGGCCATAAGTTGCCCAACATCAGGTGTAGTACCCATGAATGCCCTAGTGTAGGAAAAAAGATACATTTACTTTATGGCATTTTAATCAATACAATAATAGCAAATAGAGGGTTCCGCTAAACttgatcaattatatgacaagtatgATACACTTgctatgtaattaatttagttcgaTCAAACTTGATCCAAGcaagaatttttctaaataaaaatgctaCATCAATAAACTATGTTGGTTCCTACGCATTCAAACTACGCAAGATAGTTGAGTATATGTCGCTAGAGAAATATAATgtttcatcatattttttcacaagCGAATTGAATGTTCATGTTTCGATTCTAGTATTCAtacaactttaaaaatatcacaatCCTTAGAATGTCTTTCGTTTTCAGTCCTACTACCAAACTGTATGCTAGAGGCCCCTCCGTGAAAATAATAACAGGCAGAAGGATAAAGAAAAGACAATCCGAGCCCCTGAACTTTTAATAAAAGGGCAAAGCAACTCCTGAAGGAATTGAAAGTAGTGaacttcttttttaaaagtttagagATCACATTGCGAGTTCTTTTTGTTCAGGGAGCTCTCGTGCCTATTGGTGTTTTCACAATATTAGCCCCTTCTCCACTACCGAGATCCAAGAACGTCGTGCAAGTGTGAAAAAATACGAAGATCGTGTAGCAATATTATAGTTCAGACTGTGGAGCAAGATTTAAAGGGAAAGCAATTACCGCGGATGAGTGGAAGTGAGAGCTCTAAGCTCCTTGAGAGATTCAGCTTCACGTGGATACACACTCGTCTCCAGTAAGTACTAATTCGTTGAACAAACATATATCgattaataattagttttattgtaGAAAGAGAAGAAGGGTTTCAAGAACATCGACAAAAGAGTGCCCCTACCTCGTACAACTCTGTTGTTTGCAACAAACCTTTGTCAATTAAGTTGTTAGTCGCTGTCAGGTCTTTCATTGCACTCATTACAAACACCAACTGTTGCAACAAGTAAAACCCTCAAAAACATATTGAAGGTAAATCCATCCTTGGGACATAATGAAGATGATCCTCAAGACCATCCATGAAATGAAACAGCAAGTCCaattagtgtgtgtgtgtgtgtgtgtgtgtgtgtgtgtgtgagagagagagagagagagagagagagagagatactGTGTGGGAGTGAAGAAATCAGGTGGTAAGAACTCCAAGTATAGAAGATATTGCCCAGCTTACGACTACGCCAGGACTGCTGCTGCATTTATAGTGGAGTTTTGCCGTTCCCGCTCTCATTTTTGGTGAGACAATCACATCACAATATAATAAACcgatattataataaatttatattaaattaggcaaatatatattacaggAAAATACGAGCAATCTCTTGTGGgctaaattgttattttttttataggggaataaattacattaaatgcatacatattataataaaattatattaagtgaGACAAATTTAATATCCACAGTATAGTGAGACTTGAATTCATAACCTCCAACTTATTTACAAGACCTCTAATTTAACCACTAAactaaattatcatttatttgttGCGTAAGCACACTACATGCacaagataatttaaattttcattatctatactaaattaataaaagagaaaaataattgatatttttaaataatttatattaacttttaatttgcCGTTCCCGCTACGCCAGCCTACTAAAGGTAATTATTCTAATC
This Sesamum indicum cultivar Zhongzhi No. 13 linkage group LG5, S_indicum_v1.0, whole genome shotgun sequence DNA region includes the following protein-coding sequences:
- the LOC105161996 gene encoding probable caffeoyl-CoA O-methyltransferase At4g26220 codes for the protein MSAMKDLTATNNLIDKGLLQTTELYEYLLETSVYPREAESLKELRALTSTHPRAFMGTTPDVGQLMALILKLINAKKTIEVGVFTGYSLLLTAITIPDDGKITAIDVNQTTYEIGLPIIEKTGVKHKINFIESKALPVLDQLLEDPENKGTFDFAFVDADKDNYKNYHERLLEFLKPGGVVIYDNTLWGGSVVTPEDLVPKSRLAMRNAVIEFNKYLAADARVQISQVPVGDGITICWRL